One window of Candidatus Nitrospira kreftii genomic DNA carries:
- a CDS encoding tRNA-splicing ligase RtcB produces the protein MDLKLLKRRGRDEWHISPRGKMLVPGVIYATEDLIHDMDEKVYEQVTNVATLPGIVQASYAMPDAHWGYGFPIGGVAAFDPDLGGVVSAGGVGFDISCGVRLLRTGLAGEDIQPVNELLAEALFHRIPAGVGSTGTVHLDRQEMDAMLAGGAKWAVGKGYGTHEDLEFIEEHGCMAGAKPEHVSDHAKKRQRDEMGTLGSGNHYLEVQRVVMVFDEEAASAFGVREGDIVVSIHCGSRGLGHQIGTEFLKSMVISAARHHIELPDRELACAPINSELGEEYLGAMRAGINCALANRQIVTHLVREVFAELLPQATLSLLYDVSHNTCKVEEHDIDGTPTRLFVHRKGATRAFGPGHPDLPPPLRAVGQPVLIGGTMGTASYVLVGTKESMSLAYGSACHGAGRSMSRHQALRQWHGREVVKDLAGRGIVIRSPSMRGVAEEAPGAYKDVSQVVDAADDTKLARKVARLEPLICVKG, from the coding sequence ATGGATCTCAAATTATTGAAACGACGCGGGCGAGATGAATGGCACATTTCTCCTCGCGGCAAGATGTTGGTACCGGGGGTCATCTATGCCACCGAAGATTTGATTCACGACATGGACGAGAAAGTGTACGAGCAAGTGACCAACGTGGCGACGTTGCCTGGGATCGTTCAGGCCTCCTATGCGATGCCCGATGCCCATTGGGGCTATGGGTTTCCGATCGGCGGGGTCGCGGCATTCGATCCTGATCTCGGAGGGGTAGTGTCAGCCGGTGGGGTGGGTTTCGACATTTCCTGCGGCGTTCGCCTGCTCCGCACGGGTCTTGCGGGCGAGGACATTCAGCCGGTGAACGAGCTGCTGGCCGAGGCCTTGTTTCATCGCATTCCTGCTGGCGTGGGAAGCACAGGGACGGTGCACTTGGATCGGCAGGAGATGGACGCCATGCTCGCCGGAGGGGCCAAATGGGCTGTGGGGAAGGGCTACGGGACGCATGAGGATTTGGAATTCATCGAGGAGCATGGCTGCATGGCCGGCGCCAAACCCGAGCATGTCTCGGATCACGCCAAGAAGCGCCAACGAGATGAAATGGGAACGCTCGGCTCAGGGAACCACTATCTCGAAGTGCAACGCGTCGTGATGGTGTTTGATGAAGAGGCGGCGTCGGCCTTTGGAGTGCGAGAAGGCGACATCGTGGTGAGTATTCACTGCGGCTCGCGTGGACTCGGTCATCAGATCGGCACCGAATTTCTGAAGAGCATGGTTATCAGCGCGGCGCGCCACCATATTGAACTGCCCGATCGTGAGTTGGCCTGCGCCCCGATTAATTCCGAACTGGGAGAAGAATATCTCGGCGCAATGCGGGCGGGAATCAATTGCGCGCTCGCCAATCGTCAAATCGTCACGCATCTCGTCAGGGAAGTCTTTGCCGAGCTCCTGCCGCAGGCGACACTCTCACTCCTCTACGACGTGTCCCATAATACCTGTAAGGTCGAGGAACACGACATCGACGGAACGCCGACTCGTCTGTTCGTCCATCGCAAGGGCGCGACGCGGGCGTTCGGTCCCGGACATCCCGATCTTCCTCCGCCCTTGCGGGCCGTGGGGCAGCCGGTCCTGATCGGAGGCACAATGGGCACGGCCTCGTATGTGCTTGTGGGCACGAAGGAGAGCATGTCGCTGGCCTATGGGTCCGCCTGTCATGGAGCCGGTCGGAGTATGAGCCGCCACCAAGCCCTTCGCCAGTGGCATGGCCGCGAGGTGGTAAAGGACTTGGCCGGGCGCGGGATTGTGATCCGCAGCCCATCCATGCGGGGCGTCGCCGAAGAAGCGCCGGGTGCCTATAAGGATGTCAGCCAGGTGGTGGACGCGGCGGATGACACCAAGCTGGCACGGAAGGTGGCCAGGCTGGAACCACTCATTTGTGTGAAGGGATAG
- a CDS encoding Curved DNA-binding protein, whose product MEFKDYYKTLGVGRTATAEEIKRAYRTLARKYHPDVSKESGAEARFKEIGEAYEVLQDPEKRAAYDQLGTRWQAGQDFTPPPDWGAGFEFAPGRFSTAEAAEFSDFFSSLFGNFARHGDANRARGEDRHAKVVIPLEDAFHGATRTITLRAPQLDAQGRVVLREHTLNVRILKGIRDGQLIRLAGQGAPGVGGAPGGDLYLEVHFESHALYRVEGHDLSLTLPLTPWEAALGATVKAPTPVGVVEVKIPPGSQSGRKLRLKGRGIPGEPGGGDLYLVLDVVLPRADTERAKELYHAMARDLAFNPRQALGV is encoded by the coding sequence ATGGAATTCAAGGATTATTACAAAACTCTCGGTGTCGGACGGACGGCCACAGCCGAGGAGATCAAGCGGGCCTATCGCACCCTGGCGCGCAAGTATCATCCGGACGTCAGCAAGGAGTCCGGAGCTGAGGCGCGCTTTAAAGAAATCGGTGAAGCGTATGAAGTCCTGCAGGATCCGGAGAAGCGCGCTGCCTACGACCAACTCGGGACTCGCTGGCAGGCAGGACAGGACTTTACGCCTCCGCCCGATTGGGGGGCCGGATTCGAATTCGCCCCCGGCAGATTCTCCACGGCGGAAGCCGCCGAGTTCAGCGACTTCTTTTCCAGTCTCTTTGGCAATTTTGCTCGTCACGGCGATGCGAACCGGGCTCGCGGCGAGGACCGTCATGCGAAGGTCGTCATTCCGCTCGAAGATGCATTTCATGGGGCAACCCGCACCATCACGCTGCGCGCGCCCCAGCTGGATGCGCAGGGCCGTGTGGTGCTGCGCGAACACACGCTCAACGTGCGGATTCTCAAAGGCATTCGCGATGGCCAACTGATCCGTCTGGCTGGTCAAGGCGCGCCGGGCGTGGGCGGCGCGCCCGGGGGCGATCTCTATCTGGAGGTCCACTTTGAGTCTCATGCCTTGTACCGTGTGGAGGGCCACGATCTTTCGTTGACTCTGCCGCTTACCCCGTGGGAGGCGGCGCTCGGCGCGACAGTCAAAGCGCCGACCCCGGTCGGTGTGGTCGAGGTGAAAATTCCTCCGGGTTCGCAAAGCGGGCGGAAGCTTCGGCTCAAGGGCCGGGGGATTCCCGGCGAACCAGGGGGTGGTGATCTCTATCTCGTCCTGGATGTGGTGCTGCCGCGGGCGGACACGGAGCGGGCGAAGGAGCTGTATCATGCGATGGCCCGAGACCTGGCCTTCAATCCGCGCCAGGCCCTCGGGGTATGA
- a CDS encoding hypothetical protein (conserved protein of unknown function) produces the protein MEPDILTGSVIGDEAVLSLEDFARACPAEVSWIAELVEVNVLTPHGTELSSWRFRASDLLCARRVSRLQRDFGASTEAVAVMLDLLAEIERLRACLRRVGLDVDEGTRS, from the coding sequence ATGGAGCCGGACATTCTAACAGGCAGCGTGATCGGCGATGAGGCGGTGCTGTCGCTGGAGGACTTCGCGAGGGCTTGCCCCGCCGAGGTTTCGTGGATTGCGGAATTGGTCGAGGTGAACGTGCTGACGCCGCATGGGACGGAGCTGTCGAGCTGGCGATTCCGCGCGTCGGATCTCCTCTGTGCTCGCCGTGTTTCCCGCCTACAACGGGATTTCGGAGCGAGCACGGAGGCAGTCGCGGTGATGCTCGACCTGCTTGCCGAAATCGAGCGGCTACGCGCTTGCTTAAGGCGGGTGGGGCTTGATGTCGACGAGGGAACCCGTTCGTGA
- a CDS encoding [NiFe] hydrogenase, subunit beta codes for MNWVDVMPMAIEISGILPRAGLQRLLDALSAMGYRIVGPIVRDGSVVWETVRSVSDLPIGWRDQQEPGRYRLEQTGSQEIFGVVHGPQSLKPFVFAPREPLLQIKRSKDGFTTSPTLPQPEKVAVIGARACDLAGLVIQDRIFLNETYRDPYYATRREGIFVIAVNCTRALATCFCASMETGPRAQRGYDLALTEVDEQFMVEAGSEAGRDILSTILLPAASDELISAAASSIHACAQSQIRRLDHSRLPQALYEAHEHPRWDDVAGRCLACTNCTMVCPTCFCHTVEETPDLSHQDSAHARLWDSCFTQEHGYIHGKNIRPTIKDRYRMWLTHKLASWIDQFDTSGCVGCGRCITWCPVGIDLTEELQALLTPGVQPPIALQHKDGT; via the coding sequence ATGAATTGGGTAGATGTCATGCCAATGGCCATTGAAATAAGCGGCATCCTACCAAGAGCTGGCCTCCAACGATTGCTCGATGCCCTCAGCGCAATGGGCTATCGCATTGTCGGGCCCATCGTGCGGGATGGGTCGGTCGTATGGGAGACCGTCCGGTCTGTGTCTGATCTGCCGATCGGTTGGCGTGATCAACAGGAACCGGGACGCTACCGGCTGGAACAGACCGGCTCACAGGAAATCTTCGGTGTCGTTCATGGACCGCAATCGCTGAAGCCGTTCGTCTTTGCGCCGCGTGAGCCGCTCTTACAGATCAAGCGGAGCAAGGATGGATTCACCACGAGCCCAACGCTACCTCAACCGGAAAAGGTGGCTGTCATCGGCGCCCGCGCCTGTGACCTCGCCGGACTGGTCATTCAAGACCGGATTTTCCTGAACGAGACGTATCGGGATCCCTACTACGCGACCCGCCGGGAAGGGATTTTCGTGATCGCCGTGAATTGCACCAGGGCGTTGGCGACCTGTTTTTGTGCCTCGATGGAGACCGGCCCTCGTGCTCAGCGCGGATACGATCTCGCTTTAACCGAAGTGGACGAGCAGTTCATGGTCGAAGCGGGCAGCGAAGCCGGCCGCGATATTCTCTCAACCATCCTTTTGCCTGCCGCGTCGGACGAACTGATTAGTGCAGCAGCAAGTTCGATCCATGCGTGTGCCCAGAGCCAGATCCGACGGTTGGATCACTCACGCTTGCCGCAAGCCCTCTATGAGGCTCACGAGCATCCTCGATGGGACGACGTAGCAGGGCGTTGTCTTGCCTGCACGAATTGCACGATGGTCTGCCCGACCTGCTTTTGTCACACGGTCGAGGAAACACCGGACCTCTCGCATCAGGACAGCGCGCATGCCAGATTGTGGGATTCCTGTTTTACGCAGGAGCACGGCTATATCCACGGGAAGAACATTCGCCCGACGATCAAAGATCGATATCGGATGTGGTTGACGCACAAGCTCGCATCCTGGATCGATCAATTCGACACGTCCGGCTGCGTCGGTTGCGGTCGTTGCATCACATGGTGCCCGGTCGGGATCGACTTGACCGAAGAATTACAGGCTTTGCTGACGCCGGGTGTCCAGCCGCCCATCGCGCTCCAACATAAGGATGGTACGTAG
- a CDS encoding [NiFe] hydrogenase, gamma subunit, with protein sequence MVNPYVIHPATMVEKIREAEDINTYRLQLVDEEVRRRFRFKAGQFNMVYLFGVGEVAISIVSDPDEPELLDHTIRAVGRTTKAIADLQPGVTLGIRGPFGKGWPLDEAKGRNVVIVTGGLGCAPVVGAIESIFRRRNQYGAVKILHGVKTPHDFLYRERFDAWRRHPDTEVLLTSDQPDKTWSYHVGVVTELFEQVSIDPAKSTVLMCGPEIMMRLGVPILMRRGIPVTAIYVSLERHMECGIGLCGHCQMGPYFLCKDGPVMRYDRVAQWLGRTGV encoded by the coding sequence ATGGTCAATCCCTATGTCATCCATCCGGCGACGATGGTGGAGAAGATCCGAGAAGCCGAAGATATCAATACGTACCGTTTGCAGCTTGTCGATGAAGAAGTCCGACGCCGATTTCGATTCAAGGCCGGCCAGTTCAATATGGTCTATCTGTTCGGAGTCGGCGAGGTGGCAATTTCCATCGTGTCCGACCCAGATGAACCGGAGCTGCTCGACCATACCATCCGTGCCGTGGGCCGAACCACGAAGGCGATTGCCGATCTCCAGCCTGGTGTGACCTTAGGCATCCGTGGTCCGTTTGGGAAAGGTTGGCCGCTGGACGAGGCGAAGGGACGGAATGTCGTGATCGTGACCGGTGGACTGGGATGCGCCCCGGTCGTCGGAGCTATTGAGTCCATCTTCAGACGGCGCAATCAATACGGAGCCGTTAAGATTCTCCACGGCGTCAAGACACCGCACGACTTCCTCTATCGCGAGCGGTTCGATGCCTGGCGACGGCATCCCGATACCGAAGTCTTGTTGACGAGCGATCAGCCGGATAAGACCTGGAGTTATCACGTCGGTGTCGTGACGGAACTGTTTGAACAGGTGTCGATCGATCCTGCGAAGAGTACGGTCCTGATGTGCGGGCCTGAGATCATGATGCGCCTGGGAGTGCCCATTCTGATGAGGCGCGGAATTCCGGTGACAGCCATTTATGTGTCGCTCGAACGCCATATGGAGTGCGGCATTGGTCTCTGCGGTCATTGTCAAATGGGTCCGTACTTCTTGTGCAAAGACGGACCGGTTATGCGCTACGATCGAGTGGCACAGTGGTTGGGCCGAACAGGAGTCTGA
- a CDS encoding [NiFe]hydrogenase, subunit delta, which yields MSNPEAQRERPRLAVFKFASCDGCQLSILNLEEDLLAVGEALDLAYFPEASSEMKPGPYDIALVEGSITTAEDAHRILAVRQQAKVLITIGACATAGGIQALRNWADVEAFKQAVYPSPEYIQSLSTSTPISEHIHVDFELWGCPIDKNQLLRVITDLVVGVQPRLPGDSVCLECKRRGHVCVLVAQGIPCLGPVTRTGCGAICPGMGRDCYGCFGPSEGEREGPGLPPNTVSLATRFHRELQLIPVEVVRRFRGINGSVSPFRTESEAWEKKT from the coding sequence ATGTCCAATCCGGAGGCACAGCGAGAACGGCCAAGGCTGGCGGTCTTTAAGTTCGCCTCCTGCGACGGATGCCAGCTCAGCATCCTGAATCTTGAGGAAGATCTCCTTGCCGTGGGAGAGGCGCTGGATCTTGCCTATTTCCCCGAAGCCTCCAGCGAGATGAAGCCAGGGCCATACGACATCGCGCTGGTGGAAGGGTCGATCACCACCGCAGAAGATGCCCATCGTATCCTCGCGGTGCGGCAACAGGCGAAGGTGTTGATCACGATCGGGGCCTGCGCGACGGCCGGCGGGATTCAAGCCTTGCGTAACTGGGCCGATGTCGAGGCGTTCAAACAGGCCGTGTATCCCAGCCCGGAATATATTCAGAGCCTCAGTACATCCACACCCATCTCCGAACATATTCATGTGGACTTCGAGCTGTGGGGCTGTCCGATCGATAAAAATCAGCTGCTTCGTGTCATCACGGATCTCGTGGTTGGGGTCCAGCCTCGTTTGCCGGGCGACAGTGTGTGCCTGGAATGCAAGCGGCGGGGACATGTCTGTGTGCTGGTGGCACAAGGGATACCCTGTCTCGGGCCAGTCACGCGCACTGGTTGTGGGGCCATCTGTCCCGGCATGGGTCGTGACTGTTACGGCTGCTTTGGGCCAAGCGAGGGAGAACGGGAAGGTCCAGGTCTTCCACCCAATACGGTTTCGCTCGCAACGCGCTTCCATCGCGAGCTGCAACTGATCCCCGTCGAAGTCGTGCGCCGTTTTCGCGGCATCAACGGGTCTGTGTCGCCCTTTCGCACGGAGAGCGAGGCTTGGGAGAAAAAGACGTGA
- a CDS encoding [NiFe] hydrogenase, subunit alpha produces MSEKHTHTRTIAVDLVARVEGEGALRVTVKGDAVQDVQLKIFEPPRFFEAFLQGRHYDEVPDIVARICGICPIAYQMSAVHALEQIFGLRVEGALRDLRRLIYCGEWIESHALHVHLLQAPDFLGYESGIAMAKDHPAVVTRGLRLKKAGNAIMTLLGGRSVHPVSVKVGGFSRVPLRRELEGMKDELLWARDAAVETVRWVAGFDFPEFTPDYNDVALRHLDEYPLNEGQVVASSGLQISVNEFERHFTEHQVSYSTALHCTLQGSPYLVGPLARLNLNLEHLTPLAKQVLADCAVALPIRNPFHGIIARSVEILYAVEESLRLIERYEPPPVPAAPITVQPGIGMACTEAPRGILYHRYEVDGDGIVREAKIVPPTSQNQCRIEQDLRLFLPRLLSLPDKEAALACERVIRCYDPCISCATHFLNLEIRRESSA; encoded by the coding sequence ATGTCTGAAAAGCACACGCACACGAGGACCATCGCCGTCGATCTGGTGGCCCGCGTGGAAGGGGAAGGCGCGCTCCGTGTCACGGTGAAGGGCGATGCAGTCCAGGACGTACAACTCAAGATTTTCGAGCCACCCAGGTTTTTTGAAGCCTTTTTGCAGGGTCGGCATTACGACGAAGTGCCTGACATCGTCGCGCGGATCTGCGGGATCTGCCCGATTGCCTACCAGATGAGCGCGGTCCATGCACTCGAGCAGATTTTTGGCCTGCGCGTCGAGGGGGCGTTGCGAGACTTGCGGCGGCTCATTTATTGCGGCGAGTGGATCGAAAGTCATGCGCTGCATGTCCACCTGCTTCAGGCGCCGGATTTTCTCGGGTACGAGAGCGGCATCGCGATGGCGAAAGACCATCCGGCCGTGGTGACTCGTGGTTTGCGGCTCAAAAAAGCAGGCAATGCGATCATGACGTTACTTGGCGGCCGGTCGGTGCATCCGGTCTCCGTGAAGGTGGGAGGCTTCTCGCGGGTTCCATTGCGCCGTGAGCTGGAAGGGATGAAAGACGAACTCTTATGGGCGCGCGATGCGGCGGTGGAAACCGTGCGATGGGTCGCGGGGTTCGACTTTCCGGAATTTACTCCTGACTACAATGACGTCGCGCTCCGACACCTCGATGAGTATCCGCTCAATGAAGGACAGGTCGTCGCTTCCAGTGGATTGCAGATCTCGGTGAACGAGTTCGAGCGACATTTCACCGAGCACCAGGTCTCTTATTCCACCGCCCTCCACTGCACCTTGCAAGGCTCGCCCTATCTGGTCGGCCCGCTGGCTCGTCTGAACTTGAATCTCGAGCATTTGACACCGTTGGCCAAGCAGGTCTTGGCCGACTGTGCGGTTGCATTGCCTATCCGTAATCCATTTCACGGGATCATCGCCCGCTCGGTCGAGATTCTCTATGCAGTGGAAGAATCGTTACGACTGATCGAGCGGTACGAACCTCCACCCGTACCGGCAGCGCCTATTACGGTGCAGCCGGGCATCGGTATGGCCTGCACGGAAGCACCCAGAGGAATTCTTTATCATCGGTATGAGGTAGACGGCGACGGCATCGTCCGTGAGGCCAAGATCGTTCCACCGACCTCGCAGAACCAATGTCGCATTGAACAGGATCTGCGTTTGTTCCTGCCGCGCCTCCTTTCTCTTCCCGATAAGGAGGCGGCACTGGCCTGCGAGCGGGTCATTCGTTGCTACGACCCCTGCATTTCCTGTGCGACCCACTTTCTGAATCTGGAAATCAGGAGAGAGAGCAGCGCGTGA
- a CDS encoding Hydrogenase maturation protease yields MRTNGPRFSSIRIIGLGNDLRGDDAVGLLTVHRLRQTIGDRAEVIEAGMAGVDLIELMKGASVVILIDAARGGKAPGSIYRLDASVSRIGGQVFPRSSHAIGVSEAIELARAMDVLPATVIVYGVEVGNTELGQPLSSPMGEALDHVVKRIIQECEACHA; encoded by the coding sequence GTGAGAACAAACGGTCCTCGCTTCTCCTCGATTCGGATTATCGGCCTTGGCAACGACCTGCGAGGTGATGATGCCGTCGGTCTTCTGACTGTCCACCGACTTCGGCAAACAATCGGTGACCGTGCTGAAGTGATCGAAGCGGGGATGGCGGGCGTTGACCTCATCGAACTGATGAAGGGCGCGTCCGTTGTGATTCTGATCGATGCTGCACGCGGTGGGAAGGCTCCCGGCAGTATCTATCGACTCGATGCGTCGGTGAGCCGGATCGGTGGACAAGTCTTTCCTCGCTCCAGCCATGCCATCGGGGTATCGGAGGCGATCGAGCTGGCCAGGGCAATGGACGTCCTCCCAGCTACCGTCATCGTGTACGGAGTCGAGGTTGGAAATACTGAACTCGGCCAACCGTTGTCATCTCCTATGGGCGAGGCGTTGGATCACGTTGTGAAACGGATCATCCAGGAATGTGAAGCCTGTCATGCATGA
- a CDS encoding putative Hydrogenase nickel incorporation protein HypA: MHEFHLMTQVVKAVGEKLNGTGSTRLSAVRLKVSAVSHLLTHDHATLQATFQLAARGTRAEGAELEIISVPGEAWCPTCRRTTAITGFGEPCSACGGPVIAAPEQPEVVLHELVVQG; this comes from the coding sequence ATGCATGAGTTTCATCTGATGACACAAGTCGTGAAGGCTGTGGGGGAGAAGCTGAACGGAACTGGATCCACCAGACTGTCCGCAGTGCGACTCAAGGTCAGCGCGGTCTCGCATCTCCTCACTCACGATCACGCCACACTCCAAGCAACGTTCCAACTGGCTGCCCGAGGCACAAGGGCTGAAGGGGCGGAACTGGAGATCATTTCTGTCCCGGGCGAAGCCTGGTGCCCGACCTGTAGGCGTACCACTGCCATTACAGGATTCGGCGAGCCCTGTTCGGCCTGCGGAGGACCTGTCATTGCGGCACCAGAACAACCAGAAGTGGTGCTCCACGAATTAGTGGTGCAGGGATGA
- a CDS encoding Carbamoyltransferase HypF: MRKTLAQRVQVNVEGTVQGVGFRPFVYRLAHELGLTGWVQNTRNDVLIEVEGNVTIVDEFLQRLRTDVPPSASIETVITTIVPVLDDAGFSINQSAESGQRVLVIPPDLATCADCQHELADPHDRRFRYPFLTCTQCGPRYSLLTAIPYERSNTTMAGFELCSACAVEYGAETNRRFHAEPIACATCGPRLCLWNEQGHEIANEERALQQTVALLDEGLIVAVKGLGGFQLWADARSEGAIQRLRDRKRRAEKPFAVLFPSLEAVKDYCLLSADEEALLCSAKAPIVLARKRRDAALAEAVAPGDRYLGVMLPTTPLHHLLMAALRRPMVATSGNRSEEPIVIDEQEVRIRLKGIADAFLVHDRPITRPVDDSVVLVVEGTPDRNDRGEVGKLRSEVMILRRARGYVPQAIRWSDGVPDGMQSPVLAVGGHLKNTVALLTGHRVTLSQHLGDLSTVEADRAFRQAVEDLQRLLHVTPQAIACDLHPDYRSTSFARELAATLSVPLIPVQHHHAHVASCMAEHKLDGDVLGIAWDGAGYGGDDQVWGGEFFIASYQQFMRFASLRPFRLLGGEAAMKQPGRSAAAILWELMGEQMLTQDLPAWGVTHNQREKFAGVLKSGIASPWTTSMGRLFDAVASLTGLCHLPSFEGQAAMAVQFAAEQEVESSGVTVEGYPMDLVSSQSPNTKWLIDWRSMISAILCDLRRGISPDKIAARFHLGLAVATVRVAQAVGLPRVVLTGGCFQNRLLLSLVRRRLEEAGFEVYSHSLVPPNDGGLSLGQAVIAARIL; the protein is encoded by the coding sequence ATGAGAAAGACCCTCGCTCAGCGTGTGCAGGTCAATGTGGAAGGAACGGTGCAAGGTGTGGGGTTTCGCCCGTTCGTCTATCGGTTGGCACATGAGTTGGGGCTGACGGGGTGGGTGCAGAACACAAGAAACGATGTGCTGATCGAAGTCGAAGGGAACGTAACGATCGTCGACGAGTTTCTCCAGCGGTTGCGCACCGATGTTCCGCCTTCAGCTTCCATTGAAACAGTGATCACAACGATTGTTCCGGTGCTCGATGACGCCGGTTTTTCAATCAACCAGAGTGCGGAATCCGGCCAACGAGTCCTCGTCATTCCTCCGGATCTCGCGACTTGCGCCGACTGTCAGCATGAGCTCGCCGACCCACACGACCGTCGTTTCCGGTATCCGTTCCTCACCTGCACCCAATGTGGACCACGCTATAGCCTGCTCACGGCGATTCCCTATGAGCGCTCCAATACGACTATGGCAGGCTTCGAGCTCTGCTCGGCCTGTGCCGTAGAGTATGGGGCTGAAACGAATCGACGCTTTCATGCCGAGCCGATCGCCTGTGCCACTTGTGGTCCGCGCCTATGTTTGTGGAATGAGCAGGGTCACGAAATTGCAAATGAGGAGCGAGCCCTACAGCAGACAGTAGCACTGCTCGATGAAGGCCTCATTGTGGCGGTGAAAGGGCTCGGCGGGTTTCAGCTCTGGGCTGATGCAAGGTCAGAGGGTGCCATTCAGCGGTTGCGCGATCGGAAGCGGAGAGCGGAGAAACCCTTTGCTGTACTGTTCCCCTCTCTTGAAGCGGTCAAAGACTATTGCCTGTTGTCGGCAGATGAGGAGGCGTTGCTCTGCTCGGCGAAAGCGCCGATCGTCCTGGCGCGAAAGCGGCGAGATGCAGCCCTTGCTGAAGCCGTGGCACCAGGCGATCGCTATCTCGGTGTGATGTTGCCGACAACTCCCCTCCATCATCTCTTAATGGCCGCGCTCCGGCGTCCCATGGTCGCGACGAGCGGTAATCGATCAGAAGAACCGATCGTGATCGACGAGCAGGAGGTGCGGATTCGACTCAAAGGCATTGCCGATGCATTCCTCGTACATGATCGACCGATCACAAGGCCGGTCGATGATTCGGTGGTGTTGGTGGTTGAAGGTACGCCGGATCGCAACGACCGAGGCGAGGTGGGCAAGCTCAGGTCTGAGGTGATGATCCTTCGCCGGGCGCGAGGCTATGTTCCTCAGGCTATTCGCTGGAGCGATGGCGTACCAGATGGAATGCAGAGCCCGGTCCTTGCCGTGGGCGGACATCTCAAGAACACTGTCGCCCTTCTGACGGGCCATCGCGTGACGCTCAGCCAGCATCTCGGCGATCTGTCAACCGTTGAAGCGGACAGGGCTTTTCGGCAGGCCGTCGAGGATCTCCAGCGACTACTACACGTGACCCCCCAGGCCATTGCGTGCGATTTGCATCCGGACTATCGTTCGACCAGCTTCGCGCGAGAACTGGCCGCGACTCTGTCTGTTCCGTTGATTCCCGTGCAGCATCACCATGCGCATGTGGCTTCTTGCATGGCTGAACACAAACTCGACGGTGACGTGTTGGGCATCGCTTGGGATGGGGCTGGATATGGAGGAGACGATCAGGTCTGGGGCGGAGAATTCTTCATTGCGAGCTATCAACAGTTCATGCGGTTTGCCTCCCTCAGACCCTTTCGGTTATTGGGCGGAGAAGCGGCCATGAAGCAGCCGGGCCGATCTGCAGCCGCGATCTTGTGGGAGCTCATGGGAGAGCAGATGCTGACGCAGGATCTTCCTGCTTGGGGAGTAACGCACAATCAGCGTGAGAAGTTCGCAGGCGTACTCAAGTCCGGCATCGCGTCGCCCTGGACGACGAGCATGGGGCGACTCTTCGACGCTGTTGCGTCACTCACTGGCCTGTGCCACCTACCTTCCTTCGAAGGGCAGGCAGCTATGGCAGTCCAGTTTGCCGCGGAGCAAGAAGTGGAATCAAGCGGAGTAACGGTAGAAGGCTATCCGATGGATTTAGTGTCCAGTCAGAGTCCCAATACCAAGTGGTTGATCGATTGGCGATCCATGATCAGCGCCATATTGTGTGATCTTCGCAGAGGGATTAGTCCTGATAAGATTGCCGCGCGGTTTCATCTCGGTCTTGCAGTGGCGACTGTGCGTGTCGCCCAAGCAGTTGGTCTACCTCGCGTCGTCCTGACTGGAGGCTGTTTTCAGAACCGACTGCTTTTGTCGCTCGTCCGGAGACGATTGGAAGAGGCAGGGTTCGAGGTCTATAGTCACAGCCTGGTTCCACCCAACGATGGAGGGCTGTCGCTGGGGCAAGCAGTCATCGCCGCGCGTATTTTGTGA
- a CDS encoding Hydrogenase maturation factor HypC — MCLAVPGQVLNIKDDQLRTATVSFGGVTKSISLALVPEAGVGDYVIVHVGFAISKLDEDAARRTLETYADMAALESPKGLKG; from the coding sequence ATGTGTCTCGCCGTCCCAGGACAGGTTCTGAATATCAAGGACGATCAGCTTCGCACTGCAACGGTATCGTTCGGCGGAGTGACGAAGTCCATCTCGTTGGCCTTGGTGCCGGAAGCAGGGGTAGGTGACTACGTCATCGTACACGTTGGGTTTGCTATCAGCAAACTAGACGAGGATGCAGCACGACGCACATTGGAAACCTACGCAGATATGGCGGCGTTAGAATCGCCAAAGGGGCTCAAGGGCTGA